A genomic segment from Terriglobales bacterium encodes:
- a CDS encoding radical SAM protein produces MSGQLMMEIGTKALELGVPLSAHFDLTWRCNERCIHCYLDHEDRGEVTTTEVKDILEQLAAAGTFFLILSGGEPVMRKDFFEIVEYARQLMFSVKVKTNGILIREREAARLRELAVEVVQISVYSHRAAVHDAITKVPGSLERTLNAVRFLRGQGLKVIIAGVMMRQNLGDHKEVQKLARELGVSFQLDPTITPKLDGDTSVLDLRIPDSALPQLFRDGSLVGDADEFCAPAEVDASALEALPCSAGHTAVYISPYADVFPCVQFPLPTGNLRQQKFLEVWRDSPQMNEVRGIRLSDLHACSSCGNVASCSRCPGLAYMEGDMRGPSSADCDKSFARTGILSPRKRAALVQIAI; encoded by the coding sequence ATGAGCGGGCAGTTGATGATGGAGATCGGGACGAAGGCGCTGGAGCTAGGGGTGCCGCTGAGCGCGCACTTCGACCTGACCTGGCGCTGCAACGAGCGCTGCATCCATTGCTATCTCGACCACGAGGACCGCGGCGAAGTCACCACCACCGAGGTGAAGGACATCCTCGAGCAGCTGGCCGCCGCCGGCACCTTCTTCCTCATCCTGAGCGGCGGCGAGCCGGTGATGCGCAAGGATTTTTTCGAGATCGTGGAGTACGCGCGCCAGCTGATGTTCTCGGTGAAGGTGAAGACCAACGGCATCCTGATCCGCGAGCGGGAGGCGGCGCGGCTGCGCGAGCTGGCGGTGGAGGTGGTGCAGATCAGCGTCTATTCCCACCGCGCGGCGGTGCACGACGCCATCACCAAGGTGCCGGGGTCGCTGGAGAGAACGCTGAACGCGGTGCGCTTCCTGCGTGGCCAGGGGCTGAAGGTGATCATCGCCGGGGTGATGATGCGGCAGAACCTGGGCGACCACAAGGAAGTGCAGAAGCTGGCGCGGGAGCTGGGGGTCAGCTTCCAACTGGACCCGACCATCACCCCGAAGCTGGACGGCGACACCTCGGTCCTCGACCTGCGCATCCCCGATTCCGCCCTGCCGCAGCTGTTCCGCGATGGGTCGTTGGTGGGGGATGCGGACGAGTTCTGCGCGCCGGCGGAGGTGGACGCCAGCGCGCTGGAAGCGCTGCCCTGCAGCGCTGGCCATACCGCGGTCTATATCTCGCCCTACGCCGACGTCTTTCCCTGCGTGCAGTTCCCCCTGCCCACCGGGAACCTTCGCCAGCAGAAGTTCCTGGAGGTGTGGCGCGACTCGCCGCAGATGAACGAGGTGCGCGGCATCCGGCTCAGCGACCTGCACGCCTGCAGCTCGTGCGGCAACGTGGCCAGCTGTTCCCGCTGCCCCGGCCTGGCGTACATGGAAGGCGATATGCGGGGCCCGTCGAGCGCGGACTGCGACAAGTCGTTCGCGCGGACGGGCATCCTCTCGCCGCGGAAGCGAGCTGCCCTGGTGCAGATTGCGATCTGA
- a CDS encoding TonB-dependent receptor produces the protein MSPWPRTYGPIAILLLLTSLSLAQDAALGTLRGTVFDSSGARIAGATVTAIHNATGVERTVACDQDGGFALQYLPPGTYELRVAAPGMRPEVRKNVRLEVGAVVGIQVTLKVAGPREAITIQAQPGQVETQSAAVSSVLDERAINELPLNGRRFTDLVLLTPGVTTDPRSLTSDSTGDLAFGGVRGYNSSYLVDGVDNNNAFFAQMRGRYRAPYQFSNEVVQEFRVSSNTYGAELGRSGGAVVNVVTKSGTNNYHGSAFWFLRDGRLSAEQPFAGMKPPERRNQFGGTIGGPIRKNGLFFYAGFDQHIYHVPTVVHFLNGTATVTPTPDDYEASDQAQVESAAARLSTLGGPFPASMVGNTGFIKFDWALSPRNYLAARLSTSRYWGSNNVYLDPVNPITYYATSENGEERVSTESASLALTSALTFRVTNNLRAQFSRDLQASDPNSSAPQTQIYDIIEGFDRSLILPRATREHRLHLLDSVAVDGHRHAWKFGFDFSQAWVQNFFPVMSGGEFIFSDIRVNPFTFKPMTFGMAITPLRAYAHGVPRYYFQDFGNSVSHPDTREYAFFVQDTIRVSSHLALSLGLRYDLQTFRSQGLESNPAWPDSGKVPTDSNNFAPRVGFAYSIGDERPVVIRGGFGMFYTRIPQIYNSTVEMQNGLQRSHLFLKNTQGNTDFPLYPNPVVACPPGTLSCPAPASLAGLLTTEISAFAADFKTPVVHQGSLTVEKEIWHRFAVGVGYLYVSGHNLVRSRDVNLPEPKTVYYPVYDPSDTFSGEFLPVESFSTWQMTPSLSCPFPPCLNDVARPVAGIGGIYVFESLAQSTYHGLTLSVRRRMTQGLYFRLAYTFARASDNIQDALLAGRPPTVQNTYAANSEWGRSVTDQRHRLAAAWSWSPKPFHRDQPTLKAIFNDWTCSGVVTIGSGRPYDARVVGDANRDENTYNDRLPGYGRNSFTGPDYATTDLRLSRLLYLGDKLRLQLLAEAFNVFNRTNLQVDTTDDGFVNSAAEFIPLDRTIAGSHYPAYYTQSSGFMKPTSAYASRQVQFGVRLRF, from the coding sequence ATGTCGCCCTGGCCGCGCACGTACGGGCCCATCGCCATCCTTCTTCTGCTCACTTCACTGTCACTTGCACAAGACGCCGCGCTGGGCACGCTGCGAGGCACGGTCTTCGACAGCAGTGGGGCGCGCATCGCCGGCGCCACCGTCACCGCCATCCACAACGCTACGGGAGTCGAGCGCACCGTGGCCTGCGACCAAGATGGCGGGTTCGCCCTGCAATATCTGCCGCCGGGAACCTATGAGTTGCGAGTAGCGGCGCCGGGCATGAGGCCAGAAGTGCGCAAGAACGTGCGGCTGGAAGTGGGCGCGGTGGTGGGGATCCAGGTCACGCTCAAGGTGGCCGGGCCGCGCGAGGCGATCACCATCCAGGCCCAGCCCGGGCAGGTGGAGACCCAGTCGGCCGCGGTCTCATCAGTGCTCGACGAGCGCGCCATCAACGAGCTTCCGCTGAACGGCCGGCGGTTCACCGACCTGGTGCTGCTGACCCCGGGAGTGACCACCGACCCCCGCAGTCTGACCTCCGATAGCACCGGCGACCTGGCTTTCGGGGGAGTGCGCGGCTACAACTCCAGCTACCTGGTGGACGGAGTGGACAACAACAACGCCTTCTTCGCCCAGATGCGGGGCCGCTACCGAGCTCCCTACCAGTTCAGCAACGAGGTGGTGCAGGAGTTCCGAGTGTCGTCCAACACCTACGGGGCGGAGCTGGGGCGGTCGGGCGGCGCGGTGGTCAACGTGGTGACCAAGTCTGGGACCAACAACTATCACGGCAGCGCCTTCTGGTTCCTGCGCGACGGGCGCCTGAGCGCCGAGCAGCCCTTCGCCGGCATGAAGCCGCCGGAGCGCAGGAACCAGTTCGGGGGGACCATCGGCGGCCCCATCCGCAAGAACGGATTGTTCTTCTACGCGGGCTTCGACCAGCACATCTACCACGTGCCCACCGTCGTCCACTTCCTGAACGGGACCGCCACGGTGACGCCGACGCCGGACGACTACGAGGCCAGCGACCAGGCGCAGGTGGAAAGCGCAGCAGCCCGGCTCTCCACCCTGGGCGGGCCCTTCCCCGCGAGCATGGTGGGCAATACGGGGTTCATCAAGTTCGACTGGGCCCTCTCGCCGCGGAACTACCTGGCGGCGCGGCTGAGCACTTCGCGCTACTGGGGCTCGAACAACGTGTACCTGGACCCGGTCAATCCCATCACCTACTACGCGACCAGCGAGAACGGCGAAGAGCGGGTGAGCACGGAGAGCGCGTCGCTGGCGCTGACCAGCGCGCTCACGTTCCGGGTGACCAACAACCTGCGGGCGCAGTTCTCGCGCGACCTGCAGGCCAGCGATCCCAATTCGAGCGCGCCTCAGACCCAGATCTACGACATCATCGAGGGCTTCGACCGATCGCTGATCCTGCCCCGCGCCACGCGCGAGCACCGGCTGCACCTGCTGGATTCGGTCGCGGTGGACGGGCACCGCCACGCCTGGAAGTTCGGCTTCGACTTCAGCCAGGCCTGGGTGCAGAACTTCTTCCCGGTGATGTCGGGGGGTGAATTCATCTTCAGCGACATCCGGGTGAACCCGTTCACCTTCAAGCCCATGACTTTCGGCATGGCCATCACGCCGCTGCGGGCCTACGCCCACGGGGTGCCGCGTTACTACTTCCAAGATTTCGGCAATTCGGTGAGCCACCCCGACACCCGGGAGTACGCCTTCTTCGTCCAGGACACGATCCGGGTGAGCAGCCATCTGGCGCTGTCGCTGGGCCTGCGCTACGACCTGCAAACCTTCCGCAGCCAGGGGCTGGAGTCGAATCCGGCCTGGCCGGACTCGGGCAAGGTCCCCACCGACAGCAACAACTTCGCCCCGCGGGTGGGCTTCGCCTATTCCATCGGCGACGAGCGACCGGTGGTGATCCGGGGCGGGTTCGGGATGTTCTACACCCGCATCCCGCAGATCTATAACTCGACGGTGGAGATGCAGAACGGGCTGCAGCGCTCCCACCTGTTCCTGAAGAACACGCAGGGGAACACCGATTTTCCCCTCTATCCGAACCCCGTGGTCGCGTGCCCGCCAGGGACCCTGAGCTGTCCCGCCCCGGCCAGCCTGGCCGGCTTGCTGACGACGGAGATCTCCGCGTTCGCGGCGGACTTCAAGACCCCAGTGGTGCACCAGGGAAGCCTGACGGTGGAAAAGGAAATCTGGCATCGCTTCGCGGTGGGGGTGGGTTACTTGTACGTGAGTGGGCACAACCTGGTGCGGTCGCGGGACGTGAACCTGCCGGAGCCGAAGACGGTCTATTACCCGGTTTACGATCCCAGCGATACGTTCAGCGGGGAGTTCCTGCCGGTCGAATCGTTCTCGACCTGGCAGATGACACCCTCGCTCAGCTGCCCGTTCCCACCCTGCCTGAATGATGTGGCACGGCCGGTGGCCGGGATCGGCGGGATCTACGTCTTCGAAAGTCTCGCCCAGAGCACCTACCACGGGCTGACCCTCTCGGTGCGGCGGCGGATGACCCAGGGACTCTATTTCCGGCTGGCCTACACCTTTGCCCGGGCGAGTGACAACATCCAGGACGCCCTGCTGGCGGGGCGACCGCCGACCGTGCAGAATACCTATGCCGCCAACAGCGAATGGGGGCGGAGCGTGACCGACCAGCGCCACCGGCTGGCTGCGGCCTGGTCATGGTCGCCCAAGCCCTTCCACCGGGACCAGCCGACACTGAAGGCGATCTTCAATGACTGGACGTGCTCCGGGGTGGTGACCATCGGAAGCGGGCGGCCATACGACGCCCGGGTGGTGGGGGACGCGAACCGCGACGAAAACACTTACAACGACCGCCTGCCCGGCTATGGCCGGAATTCGTTCACCGGGCCCGACTATGCAACGACGGACCTGCGGCTGAGCCGCCTGCTCTACCTGGGAGACAAGTTGAGACTCCAGTTGCTGGCTGAAGCTTTCAACGTATTCAACCGGACAAACCTGCAGGTAGACACGACCGACGATGGATTCGTGAACAGCGCCGCCGAGTTTATCCCCCTCGATCGGACGATCGCAGGCAGCCACTACCCGGCCTATTACACCCAGTCGTCGGGATTCATGAAGCCGACGAGCGCGTACGCATCACGGCAGGTGCAGTTCGGAGTACGGTTGCGTTTCTGA